In the genome of Synchiropus splendidus isolate RoL2022-P1 chromosome 13, RoL_Sspl_1.0, whole genome shotgun sequence, the window gtGCGGAGTGGGTGGGCTGAGACAGAAGAGTAGCTGCATCTGCAAAAGAGAAGCTTTGTAGATGGGACATGCTCTGACTTGATATGTGGATAAAGAAGAAGATAAGTATGTTATCTAACAAGTTCAGTGAAAATATACTTCATAATGAATGTAGTCATTCACAAATAATAGTTTAGattagaagaaaaaataaattcgGTCTGCGTGGCCAAGTACACCCTTTGTGAGGTTTGATCTGGGAGGCCACCTGCTGTACTACATCACACACCATTTTACTACATAATTCCTCGAATCTCTCCGTCTTTCTCGGCCTCCCTCCTAGTCATAAAACCTAATCCTGCGCCCATGTTGGAGCTCAGGCATTGAAATTCCGGCATAGCAACGTGGCCTGCTGTTGTTGTGGGAGAGTGGCAGCTCTGGACGGATGTGTGAATCAACGTCTCCATTACATTTGTCCCACCGCAGGGAGGTGACAGCCTTCAGCAGTAACAACCACCTGGCACGTCCCCGCGCCGCCCGTGTGGGCGCAGCGCGCCACCAAAGGTAACCGGATCCAGCTTTGATGAGGGGACATTAACAGCTGCTCAGGCTGGCGTAAGACAGGGggcagtgagagtgtgtgtgtgtttcctcgcAGACGGAGGCGAGGCGAGATGACGTCTTGATCGGTCCTCAGAAGCTGTAACAGTAGCCAGTAGATTGAATCAATGCAGAGATTTAGAAGCCCGTTGGCTCTGCTCAGGGCTCCCACGGATATTAGGTGCTCTTgtgttccacacacacacacacacacaccaatcttCCTGAGCTCACTCAAGCATTGTCAACGCCAGTCAATCTGAGATGAATTCAGATGGGAAAAAAGCTCAAGGGCAACAAAAGCTTGTGTTCCTTTGTGTTTTCTCAAAATGAAGAGTGCAAGTCTTTTCAGCTGCTTTGGCAAAGTTGATATGGAGGGGAGGCAATTAATTTTCCTCCATAAACACAATGGACTATTGTGCGAGGCCATGACTTCAAATCTTGATTTGGTGAAAGTACTATGCAAAGTATAGTTTAAAATACTATCACTCCGGAGAGCAGAGGGAAGCGAGAGGAAAGAATATGACTTTATTATATGAGTGATTCATAGAGCAGCCATTCATCCGGTTGCTACCATTTGGCTAGACCCATGATGCATTGGAAAATGAATATGATAACCTTTTATATTCAGGCGGAAAATGAAAAAGTAGGAAAATAATAACAAGCCGCAACTCAAGGCAGACTTTATAAAGTCATTCACAAGTAATACAGCTGTGTATGCGCTATTGAGAAAAGtcccaaaattattttttaaatattcaatttGGGACCCCAGAACTCAGCTGGCGACCCTTACCTTGCCTCACGCTGCGTGGTTGGAGGTTGGGTCTGGGTGAGCAGGGAGCTGAGGTGTTCACACCAAGCGGCACCAGTCCAACCGCTCACACCCACAGACAATTTAGAGCCTTCAAATAAGCAGCTATGAAAGCAAACCAGAGTGGCGGAAGGATGCCCCCACCAGTAGCAGGGGAATGTATTAATTGTAATATTTAGCACATGAATTTTGGTGCCCAAATCACCGCTATAATTAATCCCAGTGTTTTCAGTCTCCAGCCCCGAGCTCTCATCTGCCGTATTACCTCGATAATAAGGAAACAGTTTTCCCACAGGCAGCGAGTGAGTTTATCACCACGATGTTCGGCATGATATTAAAAAAGTGAACACGCTGCAGTTTATTACGGAGCTAAAAGTGAAGGTTGGGGACTCATCCCGAAGTCTCTTCCTTAAACTGTCTGTAAAACGGGGAACAGTCCTCTGTGGCATCATTCTGAAGTAATGTTAAATGGAGACGAGAATAGAAAGGTTTTGGATATGACTAGCTTTCACTGTGGCGCTTTATCAGAATGAGAAAATTGCCAAGTTAAACATGAAACTACCTTGTGTGCtaaaatattaaacatataTCAAGTAGTTCTAGATTTCATAACCGAAGCACCGAAACCTTTGGAATGGAGGGTATGCTTCATTGTGACTTTATACAtgcattaaaatacaaatagtttgagaaaaaaatgcaatattttaatGATAAGGGTGGTGTGTTGCATATCTGAACATATATATtagaattttaatctgtcatTAACTTGATGTAGCTCtataaagagaaaaaacaaatacataatacGAGTGTTGGGCACATTTAGCCCCACAAATTCATCATGAAGATCTTCCTTACAGACACAAAGCAGAAGTAGAGTTCAGTTTGCCAGCGCTGTAATGAAAGGCTCCCTCTTGTAAATCCAGCCTCGCTCTCTCCGTGGAGTCAGAACGTTCCTTTAAGAGCTCAGAACAATTTACCTTCATCAAAAGTTCTTGCTCTTGCGTTTGCTTAGAATGTGCAGCACGTTTGCATTGATTCTTGATAGTGGTGTGATGATAAATTGACTCAATCCATGCGGTTTAATCCGCAGTAATGGAAGCACTTTCAGCTCTCTTTCTCCTTCACTTAGTCATGATGGTGGAGGCAGCTGTTGCTGGGGCAAAGCTGGGCTTCTCAAGCAGCGCTTTACCTTGAGAGTGATGGCTATTGTAAGCCAAGCTGTTAACCTAAGTGGCAGCACTTTTTATTCCTCTGTTGAAAACTTTTAATCATTTCCATCCAATATCCTCACCAGCAGTCGAACTGTAGAAAGGtagtgtcatggctgtctatgagatcagacccagttgctgaattgttgttGGCTGACTGGGAAGATCgagggtagatttaacaaggtttttTAACAATTCCATGAGAactcaaaagacgaacaggaacagaGAACCAAGGGTGCTGATACCAGAACACGgaacgggaaatacactcaagggcagggTAAAAACTGTGAGGACATGAAggaaccatctggcagcgcagactggaactcaggtgtagaaatcagtggagtctgatcagtggaatgggatccagctgcgctgctgtgaagcttaGGAGAGAGCGGGAAAAGGAAATGACACACAGGAACACCggaaataacaaaattaaatctcaacagaaacaaaacacgacaggtgggagaagaagaagaagaagaagaagaaggatacaTACAATTAACCAGTGTGTGAGAATATATACAACAACAGCATGAATGTGATATGtgttaatatattattatatgtgtgcagtcatttaaaaatgtcacatttaaatgtgtcatATATATCAAAAATGTTAAGAATACTGAGCAGGGTAATCTGAGTAATAATGGTGTAATTATTAATGGATGTGAGGCAACATTAAGATAGAAGTATAATTGAAGATTAGTTTCAACAGAAATCTAGTAGTACGGGGGACAAAAGGGGCCAAGTTGCTGGCATGTATGTTCAATATTTGaacatgtattttatattatacttaatataaaataaaaaaggggaaatattcttaaaaaaaaacaaaacaataatatcGCTGAGTAAGTTAATAAGTAGTTACAAATATCAATTTTGTGAATAGCCGCACAGATCTGAGCTGCGGTTTCAGCTTATGTTGCACAAACAGTGGACGCTGTGATGGCAGTTCATCCTTTGTTTCAGACTCTCACTTGTTTTGTGAAATGACTTGCTATTATCCACTTTGTGAAATGGCAAAAATGTCTCCTACAACTGTGGAACTCCTGACAGAGATGAGATTCTGACCTCGACTCAGCATTTAGCATGCAACGAAATGGAAGATGGTAATGctaataacaacaacataaatTTCTTCATGTCTTCAGAGCGAGCCATCGCCAGACACGAGGTCCGAGAGATCGAACAGCGCCACACGCAGGTCGGCCTGAGAGAGCGAGAGCTGTCCCTGTCGTTGATGTCCGAGCAGGACGACGACGTGGTCATCATCTACAACCGGGTGCCAAAGACGGCCAGCACGTCCTTCACCAACATCGCCTACGACCTGTGCGGGAGGAACCACTACCACGTCCTGCACATCAACACCACCAAGAACAACCCGGTCATGTCCATCCAGGACCAGGTCAGTGAGAAGAGCATGACTGTCGCCGACTGTCTGTGTCGTAACACTGTCCTGTACAGGTTCGCTTCGTGAAGAATGTGACGGAGTGGAGCGAGATGAAGCCTGCTTTCTACCACGGACACGTGTCCTTCCTGGACTTCACCAAGTGAGGGACATTTATCAATCATTTCCATGTTGATATTCCAGTCTTAAAAACTGTAAAAACGTTCTTGCTATCCAAAAAtctatttacattttcaattaaTCGTCGCAACCCGACCCAGCTGAGGAACATTCTTCACTCTTTTATTacaatatataatgtatataatCATAATTCTCCCTCAGATTTGGTGTGAAGAGGAAACCCATTTACATCAACGTGATCCGAGACCCCATCGAGCGGCTGGTGTCTTATTATTACTTCCTGAGATTCGGGGACGACTACAGACCGGGCCTGAGACGGAGGAAGCAAGGAGATAAGAAGgtgcagatgatgatgaagctggCGCTGTCTTAGACTTGTCAATATTCCTCTCAATCACAATTTCTGTGTTTCAGACGTTTGACGAATGCGTGTCAGCTGGGGGGTCAGACTGTGCCCCGGAAAAACTCTGGCTGCAGATTCCCTTCTTCTGTGGACACTATTCTGAGTGCTGGTGAGTAGCAAGGCAACAGTTCTGTTAAAGAAgtaaagaaagaatgaaagaatgaaaataaaatttaaaaaatgtacaacTGAAAGTGTTGGTGATGTgtataaaaatacatgaatatgaaaatgaactgTAAAATGGAGGAATGTATCTTtgaataaatgaggaaataaaaaaaaaattacaaaatcactttattgccatggcACTCAACCACGCCCTTTACCCTATATCATGATCCAGTCTATATGTCATGATActattttatttccatattaAATATTCTGATTGTAATGAGCTCAagcggacagcagatggcagttgCACCACTTTAAGACAAACAAGGGGAAACACGAAGAAGAGTCAGCTATGCAAGGACTGAATGAGAAACTTTCGTTGTTAATGGCCACAtgaaagttatatatatatttacagaaCACAGCCAAATTCAAACCTCTGTAAAAGCCCCATTCGTAATTATTCATTGGTAAAACACTATAAATAAATTAGGGTCtatatatgtaaataaatagtGTCTGTGAATGAATTTTTAAGCAGGAATCGGTTTCTCTCCAGATTTGTTCCGCAAACATCCAACTTCTTCGTCCTTGCGCTTCCTTTTTGTGCCTGTTATATTTACTCTTCCCTCTCTCCCTGTGGTGCTTTGAACGTTCTATCAGGAGAGAACTTTTACGTCTTCACATCCCTGGATTGCAGCATCCTTCCTCACTTGCTCTCTAAAAAGCCTGCAGAATCTGTGTCAACATGAACGTTTCTGGAGACTTGGGGCAGCCTCAGATATTTCATTGTTTATACACCGCCTTTGGAATATTGTTAGATTTGATCTACATATACATAAACTCTGTGATGTTTGAATATCATTCCTATGTGCTTGCTATGCAAATGTACAGCTATACAGTCCATAAGCACTGTGTCTGTATATATAAATTCCTCCCCTCCGGTGCTTTACTTTGATTTAAACCCATTTCTTTGTTCATTATTCTCCCCCAACCTTGGCTGTACCTGGCTCTGGCTTTTATTGTTCTACATTTATCCTTGGCttgctcttctttttttcaacagtcgggtctgcctttcttttttttcaacagccGCTCAGTTTTGTTTCTGTGTCAGCCTCCGTTGTCCTccactcgctgctgctgctgctgctatttatgtgattttttttttgtcctccttgTTGAGAACATGTCTTTAAAACCACTGTGTTTTTAGGAACGTGGGCAGCCAGTGGGCTCTGGAGCAGGCTAAATACAACCTGGTGAACGAGTATCTGCTGGTCGGTGTAACAGAGGAGCTGGAAGACTTTGTTATGATGCTGGAGGCGGCGCTGCCGCGCTTCTTCAGAGGCGCCACTGAGCTGTACAAAACAGGTAATGCACAAGCATTGCTGGCTGTCAGCTTTAATATTTACGCTCCCCGCACTAATTTAGTTGCACTGAGATTGATCTCCTGATAAGAATGTGTGCGCACTGGTTGCATATTTACATCCTGAATTGCTCCCCGGAGAGTTTGACTCAGATCGATACACACTCCGATGGAGTCACAGATTAGTTACAGTCATTGCTGCCTCCATGAAGAATGGAGACGCGGGAGTAATTAAATATTCCACTGCAGATAAATGATTCGCCCGTCAGATAAGAGTTGATGCATTTATAGATTTAAATTggtatttatttcaaaacaaattttcctctgacatttttgaataattgCTTGGAATTCTTTCAAAATCGAAAGTGTTGTTCTTTGTCGACTACAAGCTGTAAATATAGCTTTATTTACCGTTGGAATTGGTTCAAAGAGGCAGACTGTGGGTGCTTGTACACAGAGCGCAGGGTTCAAACTGGAGCACCAGCActcagacagacacagagatgTGTGGAACTGAGACATGAATAGAGCAACCTGCTCAGACAGAGGCAAAGAAGTGCACTCAGACACAAAGAGGttaaaacagcaaaataaaaggcCAAACAAGAGATGTGGACACAAATCCAGATAGTGGAAAAAACAGAAGATGTACAGATCAAACAAAGAACCAGAGAGATGGAGAAATGGACTCCAGCAGAGACACTGgcataaaacagaaacacaaactgaGACTAAGACACAGTAAACGGCAGAAGACGTAGACACAAGCAGAGGTGTATACAGAGTGATAAAGAAACATCGCCACGGACACAAGAGACACAGACAAAAGGGGGAGACACAGACTCAAGAGGACGGAGGTATAAAGATGCACAGGCCCAAACAGAGGCAGGAGACATGAATAAACAGAGCTAGACACTAGTGAGACGggagacagagacacacacaaagcgACAATTATACCAATACAGTTTGCaatcacattttgtttcattcaacGTTATTAAACGTTGAGACGTTTGCGCAGAAATAgacacaagtacacacacacacaaattgcTTTTCTACTCTCTGTAAATGAAATTCTGCAAAACACGCGCCTGTAGATGTGTCCATATCGTTCCTATTTGCTGAGCTGCAACCCAATAAACCACTTCTCTGCTCTCGCTCCCGACCAGGAAAAAAGTCCCACCTGAGAAAGACCACGGAAAAGAAGCCAGCCACTAAAGAATCAATCGCAAAACTGCAGCAGTCAGCCATTTGGAAAATGGAGAACGAGTTCTATGAATTTGCACTGGAGCAGTTTCAGTTTGTCAGAGCGCACGCTGTCAGAGAGAAAGATGGCGAGCTCTACCTGCTGGCACAGAACTTCTTCTATGAAAAGATCTACCCCAAAAACTGAGACACGCTTGACTTTGTGACATGAAGGGCAGGACACTTGCCAAGAGTGACGGAGTGAAGTGAAGGGCCGGGCGCAGCTGCTGTGAGTCTGACCGTGGTGCAGACCCTCCGGCAAGCAGACTGGTGCCGGCACTCCTCAAATCTGTGCCTGCCAACTGGACCAAGAGCTTGTGTTACTTCCGTCACGTCAGCAGCTTCCCAGCAGCCCCCTTTCTCTTGAGTGTCAAAGGTCGCCTGAGCTCTACAGAACCAACGGCTGATCAAGACTTAGTTTGGGTTGTCCCCATGTACTTTCACTGGCTCTGtactgtttgtgtttggttgtGTTTTAACTCTATTGTAAGTGAAGAATGTGACAGCTTGATGGTGACACGACGCTGCCATGACTCATCTTCACTGCTGTATCAGTGAACCAGAACCTTTGAGGTTTTTATTACACTTTCTTACTGGTCcattttgttccatttgttcAAGAAAGAACGCTTGATGTTATTGAGCGGCAGATTTCAATAGAAACACTTTCTCTCCACATAATTGTgactttaatttatttatttcatggcAGTCAGTTTGAACTTGCTGCCAACCTCAGCTTGTTTACGGTTTTTCCACTTGAGCCGATGACATTTACAAGGTGTGGATATTTCTGTACATAACGGTTGTTCATTTAAAGATTTCTAAACCTGAAGGAAAAGCATTTTAAGAAGAAGGCAACTCTACATTAGATTCATATCCATTTTAGTTTTGTACAAAAGAAGCAAAGTGTCCGGTGGGGTAGGATTGTTTTTAACTTTGTTATTCTACTACACTAAAGGGATCATCCAGGCAGTGACTCATATTGCTAGATTGAAGGATTATTAAAGACTGCTCTTGAGTATCTGTGTGCCTTCTTTACCACCAGCTTCATCAAAACTGCTCTCCTCTTTGACTGACACaacacattaaacacacaaTATAGAACTACTTTAGTTTACTGTGTCTTTCTGCAACTTAACATctccataataataatgttgatcaTAACTACTGAGTGGTGAGTCTTAATGTTCAAGTCAGGGTGAGTCATATTTTTGACCTCCTGTTTGACCTTTCCTCGTGTTGGAAGTGAGCTGCAGATTCGAGCGGACAATGAAATACGACAGCAATATGACGTGTGGATGCGTTACTTAATTCGACCTATGGAGGACGCTAAAGAGCAGTATTGGTTGCGACTACTGGTCCATACTTTTTTGCAGTACTCGGTGTTCAGAAAATACCACTGAAGActtgaaaataattttatttatttgcaaaatTACCCTCCATATTTTAGATTATGATGCTGTCAAAATATCACTTAAATTCgtttttttgtacatacagataatattaaaataaattaagttTAAATATAATGTCATATTGGGGACATAAGTTTGGAGGTGACCACAAAGACATATCGGTTTCAGGACTGCATGTTATTTACTAACAATAGCATTAGTTTTCCCCCCCTTTTACAAGCATAAGTAGCACATATAATCTCCATATATAAACATCCATGCATTGGTCATTATATAAAAAGTTATTACAGTCCCCTCCATTAAATACTGAGCCGTTTTGGCGTGACGACAGATGCTCAGTGTTCAGAACATTAGGCCTGTGACGACAGAGTCCATGTGCCTTATGTAACGCAGCAGTTAGT includes:
- the hs2st1a gene encoding heparan sulfate 2-O-sulfotransferase 1, with protein sequence MGLLRVMMPPKLQLLALLAFAVAMFFLENQIQKLEESRGKLERAIARHEVREIEQRHTQVGLRERELSLSLMSEQDDDVVIIYNRVPKTASTSFTNIAYDLCGRNHYHVLHINTTKNNPVMSIQDQVRFVKNVTEWSEMKPAFYHGHVSFLDFTKFGVKRKPIYINVIRDPIERLVSYYYFLRFGDDYRPGLRRRKQGDKKTFDECVSAGGSDCAPEKLWLQIPFFCGHYSECWNVGSQWALEQAKYNLVNEYLLVGVTEELEDFVMMLEAALPRFFRGATELYKTGKKSHLRKTTEKKPATKESIAKLQQSAIWKMENEFYEFALEQFQFVRAHAVREKDGELYLLAQNFFYEKIYPKN